A single window of Polaribacter sp. SA4-10 DNA harbors:
- a CDS encoding thiamine pyrophosphate-dependent enzyme, translating into MLQKTLTTNQLELSFNDFKTEVLNDYKIAKISRECSLLGRREVLTGKAKFGIFGDGKEVPQLAMAKAFKKGDFRSGYYRDQTFMMAIGELTPQQFFAGLYAHTDIKIEPMSAGRQMGGHFATHSLNEDGSWKNLTKQYNSSADISPTAGQMPRLLGLAQASKIYRNEKSVQNKTNFSINGNEVAWGTIGNASTSEGLFFETINAAGVLQVPMIMNVWDDEYGISVHAKYQTTKESISEILKGFQRDNKNKGYEIIVVNGWDYVQLVDVYSKASKIAREEHVPVLIHVKELTQPQGHSTSGSQERYKNKERLLWEKENDCITKMRKWILEFELETESGDTLRFVDSEEEIILLEKEAKKEVSSAKRNAWNAYNNELKSEVIIAEQLLERIAAKSKNGVFITKYITDLTEIVEPTRKNILVATRKTLRYLKDEQFPEKIELQNFIKANFKVAESKYSSHLLSESSFSALNIYQKKPIYSQSKNLVDGRIIMRDNFDALLKKHSDLLIFGEDAGFIGDVNQGLEGLQEKYGDIRISDTGIREATIIGQGIGLAMRGLRPIAEIQYLDYLLYALQILSDDLATLRYRTFGKQKAPLIIRTRGHRLEGIWHAGSPMGGIINNIRGIHVLVPRNMTKAAGFYNTLLEGDDPALVVECLNGYRLKEELPMNLGDFKTPIGFVETIREGKDITIVSYGSTLRLVEKAAKELIQVGIDVEIIDAQSLLPFDINHDCVKSLAKTNKLLVIDEDLPGGASAYLLQEIIEKQDGYQYLDSKPSTLTSKAHRPAYGTDGDYFSKPSAEDIFEKVYEIMHESNPTKFKSLY; encoded by the coding sequence ATGTTGCAAAAAACTCTTACCACAAACCAACTAGAACTTTCTTTTAACGACTTTAAAACTGAAGTTCTAAACGACTATAAAATTGCTAAAATTAGTAGAGAATGTAGTTTACTTGGTAGGCGTGAAGTACTAACAGGTAAAGCCAAATTTGGTATTTTTGGTGATGGAAAAGAAGTACCACAATTAGCAATGGCAAAAGCCTTTAAAAAAGGTGATTTTAGATCTGGTTACTACAGAGACCAAACTTTTATGATGGCAATTGGCGAGTTAACTCCTCAACAATTTTTTGCTGGCCTATACGCACATACAGATATTAAAATTGAACCAATGTCTGCAGGTAGACAAATGGGTGGGCATTTTGCAACGCATAGTTTAAATGAAGATGGTAGCTGGAAAAACTTAACAAAACAATATAATTCTAGTGCAGACATCTCACCTACTGCTGGTCAAATGCCTCGTTTACTAGGATTAGCACAAGCATCAAAAATTTACAGAAATGAAAAAAGCGTACAAAATAAAACTAATTTTTCTATCAATGGAAATGAAGTAGCTTGGGGTACAATTGGTAACGCAAGTACTAGTGAAGGTTTATTTTTTGAAACAATAAATGCTGCAGGAGTTTTACAAGTACCAATGATAATGAATGTCTGGGATGATGAATACGGAATTTCAGTTCATGCAAAATACCAAACAACTAAGGAAAGTATTTCAGAAATTTTAAAAGGATTTCAGAGAGATAATAAAAATAAGGGTTATGAAATCATTGTTGTAAATGGTTGGGATTATGTTCAACTTGTAGATGTTTACAGCAAAGCATCTAAAATAGCTAGAGAAGAACATGTTCCTGTACTTATTCACGTAAAAGAACTTACACAGCCACAAGGACATTCTACTTCTGGTTCTCAAGAAAGATACAAAAACAAAGAAAGGTTACTCTGGGAAAAAGAAAATGACTGTATTACTAAAATGCGTAAATGGATTTTAGAATTTGAATTAGAAACCGAATCTGGAGACACTTTACGCTTTGTAGATTCTGAAGAAGAAATAATTCTTTTAGAAAAAGAAGCAAAAAAAGAGGTGAGTTCTGCCAAAAGAAATGCTTGGAATGCTTATAATAATGAACTAAAATCAGAAGTTATTATTGCAGAACAATTATTAGAACGAATTGCTGCAAAAAGTAAAAATGGCGTATTTATAACAAAATACATAACAGATTTAACCGAGATAGTAGAACCTACTAGAAAAAATATCCTGGTTGCCACAAGAAAAACGTTACGTTATTTAAAAGATGAGCAATTTCCAGAAAAAATTGAGCTTCAAAACTTTATTAAAGCGAACTTTAAAGTTGCTGAAAGTAAATATTCTTCTCATTTATTAAGTGAGAGTAGTTTTAGCGCATTAAATATTTATCAGAAAAAACCTATTTACTCTCAAAGTAAAAACCTTGTTGATGGTAGGATCATAATGAGAGATAACTTTGACGCATTACTTAAAAAACATTCAGATTTATTGATTTTTGGTGAAGATGCTGGTTTTATTGGCGATGTAAATCAAGGTTTAGAAGGCTTACAAGAAAAGTACGGAGATATTAGAATTTCTGATACTGGTATTAGAGAAGCAACAATTATAGGACAAGGAATAGGTTTGGCTATGCGTGGATTGCGCCCTATTGCAGAAATTCAATATTTAGATTACTTATTGTATGCTTTACAAATTCTGAGTGATGATTTAGCAACACTTCGTTACAGAACTTTTGGAAAACAAAAAGCACCCTTAATTATTAGAACACGTGGTCATCGTTTAGAAGGAATTTGGCACGCTGGTTCACCAATGGGAGGAATTATAAATAACATTAGAGGAATACACGTTTTAGTACCTAGAAACATGACAAAAGCGGCTGGTTTTTATAACACTTTATTAGAAGGTGATGACCCAGCTTTAGTTGTAGAATGCCTTAATGGATATAGATTAAAAGAAGAATTACCTATGAATCTAGGTGATTTTAAAACTCCAATCGGTTTTGTAGAAACAATAAGAGAAGGTAAAGATATTACAATAGTCTCTTACGGGTCTACTTTACGATTAGTAGAAAAAGCGGCTAAAGAGTTAATTCAAGTAGGTATCGATGTAGAGATTATTGATGCACAAAGTTTACTACCTTTTGATATAAATCATGATTGTGTAAAAAGCCTTGCTAAAACAAACAAACTATTAGTAATTGATGAAGATCTTCCTGGAGGAGCATCTGCATATCTTTTACAAGAAATTATAGAAAAACAAGATGGGTATCAATATTTAGATAGTAAACCCTCTACTTTAACATCTAAGGCACATAGACCGGCTTATGGAACTGATGGAGATTATTTCTCTAAACCCTCTGCAGAAGATATTTTTGAAAAAGTATATGAGATTATGCATGAATCTAACCCTACAAAATTTAAAAGTTTATATTAA